One genomic segment of Deinococcus budaensis includes these proteins:
- a CDS encoding tetratricopeptide repeat protein, with the protein MTQRNLKVLLGLLLAAAPAASAQTLVDTSAAISIQNTLAQPGTGIPARPPRLTPPAAPEAAPASAAPAAAPASATPAASLPPVTPLTPAQQGALRQAQEALGAGNLSQARALFEGLVAQNYAQPEPHFGLGLTLLAQGNLRGAAFEFSQLAALAPTRFEAPYNLGVIAGREGQYADALKLYGQAAALARGQAGPATERQILEALAAEQTRARDFAGLSATLTQVVALDPGDPDAAFRLAQAQVLAGQGVSALPGVYAVLQRQPARVDAALLLADIYLGQRLPDRAVRELDAAAGRVKTGADRATLLLRKADVLAASGDARAAVLAAQSAAQQDPRNAAAFARLGELRVLRGDHPGALNAYGQAARLAPRDAGYRTALAAVRLTLGQTAQAGRDAAQALRLTPDPATLARAQFVQGVAAYRQGQYPQARAALRSSAAARPSAETYLWLGLSAYAMKDYAGAAGALGTSVKLDPTPTARQNLASALLAAARYPEAEAVLRGLVGENAKNGEAWYLLGLTQRAQSREGEARQALKTASNLGHSRAKAALK; encoded by the coding sequence GTGACTCAACGTAACCTCAAGGTGCTGCTCGGCCTGTTGCTGGCCGCGGCGCCCGCCGCCTCGGCACAGACGCTGGTCGACACGTCCGCAGCGATCTCGATTCAGAACACGCTGGCCCAGCCGGGCACGGGCATCCCGGCCCGGCCCCCGCGCCTCACCCCGCCCGCCGCCCCGGAGGCGGCCCCAGCCTCCGCCGCCCCCGCTGCCGCCCCGGCGTCCGCGACTCCGGCGGCCAGCCTGCCCCCGGTCACGCCGCTGACCCCCGCGCAGCAGGGCGCGCTGCGGCAGGCCCAGGAGGCGCTGGGGGCCGGCAACCTTTCGCAGGCCCGCGCCCTGTTCGAGGGACTGGTCGCCCAGAACTACGCGCAGCCGGAACCGCACTTCGGGCTGGGGCTGACGCTGCTCGCGCAGGGGAACCTGCGGGGGGCGGCCTTCGAGTTCTCGCAGCTCGCCGCGCTGGCCCCCACCCGCTTCGAGGCGCCCTACAACCTGGGCGTGATTGCCGGGCGCGAGGGCCAGTACGCCGATGCGCTGAAGCTGTACGGTCAGGCAGCGGCGCTGGCGCGGGGACAGGCGGGACCCGCCACCGAGCGGCAGATTCTGGAGGCCCTGGCCGCCGAGCAGACCCGCGCGCGCGACTTTGCGGGCCTCAGCGCCACGCTGACCCAGGTCGTGGCGCTCGACCCAGGCGACCCGGACGCCGCCTTCCGGCTGGCGCAGGCCCAGGTGCTGGCGGGGCAGGGCGTCTCGGCGCTGCCGGGCGTGTACGCGGTGCTTCAGCGTCAGCCTGCCCGGGTAGACGCCGCGCTGCTGCTGGCCGACATCTACCTGGGCCAGCGGCTCCCCGACCGGGCGGTGCGTGAACTCGACGCCGCCGCCGGGCGGGTGAAGACCGGGGCCGACCGGGCCACGCTGCTGCTGCGGAAAGCGGACGTGCTGGCCGCGTCGGGCGACGCGCGTGCGGCGGTCCTGGCGGCCCAGAGCGCGGCGCAGCAAGACCCCCGCAACGCCGCCGCCTTCGCGCGGCTGGGCGAGTTGCGCGTGCTGCGGGGCGACCACCCCGGCGCGCTGAACGCCTACGGGCAGGCGGCGCGGCTCGCGCCCCGCGACGCGGGCTACCGGACCGCGCTGGCCGCCGTGCGCCTCACGCTGGGGCAGACGGCGCAGGCGGGCCGGGACGCCGCGCAGGCCCTGCGCCTGACGCCCGACCCCGCGACCCTGGCCCGCGCGCAGTTCGTGCAGGGGGTGGCGGCCTACCGCCAGGGCCAGTACCCGCAGGCCCGCGCCGCCCTGCGTTCCAGCGCGGCGGCCCGCCCCAGCGCCGAGACCTACCTGTGGCTGGGCCTGAGCGCCTACGCGATGAAGGACTACGCGGGCGCCGCCGGGGCGCTGGGCACCAGCGTCAAGCTCGACCCCACCCCCACCGCGCGCCAGAACCTCGCCTCGGCGCTGCTGGCCGCTGCCCGCTACCCCGAAGCCGAGGCCGTGCTGCGCGGGCTGGTCGGCGAGAATGCCAAAAACGGGGAAGCCTGGTACCTGCTGGGCCTGACCCAGCGCGCCCAGTCGCGTGAGGGAGAAGCCCGTCAGGCGCTGAAGACCGCCTCCAACCTGGGCCACAGCCGGGCCAAGGCGGCGTTGAAATGA
- a CDS encoding SPOR domain-containing protein codes for MSRAQPRAPRWPDLLIGLLVLLLLAGFAALLLSQRPDPVAQTPPVTEAPPTVVIPSAPGTDLGSGEDPAVAPAPAPESTSSPEAAQAPDPETARPPAQTPDPGAAAPQSPTAEAPAAQAPEARTPAAQAPASQPPAAEPPRAAAPTTQAPAATPQAETPSPAPSTPARPSAAPDAAAVVAADPIPAAPPPPPAPAVTLPRPPAAPPGAAPNTAAPDQTARPAAPPRSGGAVATSEQRTPLRSDYRISLGTFGGESGAQQAAQGVRSLGYTVYTIDLGEQVVAQIGPFADEATARRALADIQGAYPRAVLYPPRGRNLTGGGVSESAGAAPPAATTPPPQAAPAEPEAPPAADPPASTPEPEAATERAPAPSGPVYLQVGAFDRTESAQRLVGLLREQGYAPTVNAPEGRKVTVLIGPFTGDALTRAEDNLDAGGFDHFRVR; via the coding sequence ATGAGCCGCGCCCAGCCGCGTGCCCCCCGCTGGCCCGACCTATTGATCGGCCTGCTGGTGCTGCTGCTGCTGGCAGGCTTCGCGGCGCTCCTGCTGAGCCAGCGCCCCGATCCGGTGGCCCAGACGCCGCCCGTCACCGAGGCGCCCCCCACTGTCGTGATTCCCAGCGCGCCCGGCACCGACCTCGGCTCTGGGGAGGACCCTGCCGTGGCGCCTGCCCCGGCGCCCGAGAGCACCTCCTCGCCCGAGGCGGCCCAGGCCCCTGACCCCGAGACCGCGAGGCCCCCGGCCCAGACCCCGGATCCCGGGGCAGCGGCGCCCCAGTCCCCGACCGCAGAAGCTCCGGCGGCGCAAGCCCCAGAAGCGCGGACCCCAGCGGCGCAGGCCCCGGCAAGTCAGCCCCCGGCAGCCGAGCCGCCCAGGGCAGCGGCCCCGACCACGCAGGCTCCGGCCGCCACGCCCCAGGCCGAGACGCCGTCCCCGGCCCCCAGCACCCCGGCGCGGCCGAGTGCGGCCCCGGACGCGGCGGCCGTGGTGGCGGCCGACCCGATCCCGGCGGCGCCCCCCCCTCCGCCCGCCCCAGCGGTCACGCTGCCCCGGCCCCCGGCGGCGCCCCCCGGCGCGGCCCCGAACACGGCGGCGCCGGACCAGACCGCCCGCCCCGCCGCCCCGCCCCGCTCCGGTGGGGCCGTCGCCACCAGCGAGCAGCGCACGCCGCTGCGCAGCGACTACCGCATCAGCCTGGGCACCTTCGGCGGCGAGAGCGGGGCGCAGCAGGCCGCGCAGGGAGTGCGTTCGCTGGGCTACACCGTGTACACCATCGACCTGGGCGAGCAGGTCGTGGCGCAGATCGGCCCCTTTGCCGACGAGGCCACGGCCCGCCGGGCGCTGGCCGACATCCAGGGGGCCTACCCGCGCGCCGTGCTGTACCCGCCGCGTGGCCGCAACCTGACGGGCGGCGGCGTGAGCGAGAGCGCCGGCGCGGCCCCCCCAGCCGCCACCACCCCGCCGCCGCAAGCCGCGCCCGCCGAACCCGAAGCGCCCCCCGCCGCCGACCCTCCCGCCAGCACTCCCGAGCCGGAGGCGGCGACCGAGCGTGCCCCGGCCCCCAGCGGCCCGGTTTACCTGCAAGTCGGCGCCTTCGACCGCACGGAAAGCGCCCAGCGGCTGGTCGGCCTGCTGCGCGAGCAGGGGTACGCGCCCACCGTCAACGCCCCCGAGGGCCGCAAGGTGACCGTGTTGATCGGCCCCTTCACGGGAGACGCCCTGACGCGGGCCGAGGACAACCTCGACGCGGGCGGCTTCGACCACTTCCGGGTCCGGTGA